CATGTCGTGGTCTTCGTGAACCGAATTATGGCAGTGAGTCATATACTTACCCGTGTGGGGGCCAAACTTCCCAATCACACGTACTGACTCGTTTTCGCCAACATAAAAGACATCCTTCCAGCCTTTCTCATAGGCAAAAGGCGGCTTACCGTTACGGTCAAGAATTTGGGCATCAATAAGATGAAGGTGTATAGGATGAAACCAGCCCCCACTGTTGTTGTATAGACGCCAAATTTCGACATCGCCTACTTGTGGATTAGCATCGTCTCGGTTTCTATCCCACGTCTTGCCATTGATTACCCACAGCCCATTAGTACGCTCATATCTAAATTCGCGAGTTCGCACAGCTGAGGATGCGGAGATGGGCTGTACATATCGCAGCGTGCTGGGGATAGAGCTATCATCAGTTTCTCGACGCACGACATCAAAACGCATGATTTGCTCGGTTCCATCGTAGTCGTCGTTATTGGGGAGTCCGAGATTTTGCAGAACTACTTTGGTTCCTACAGGGTATTTAGAAAAGTCGATAATAACTTCATAGCGTTCTGCATTGCCAAGCCGCATATTTTTAACCCTAGCAGGCGCACTCATCAGCCCAGCATCAGTGCCAATTACAACCAAATCATCGCCCGTGCTTAGTGCCAGTTTGTAAGAACGTGAAATCGACCCATTTAAAATTCGGAAGCGATACTTGCGGTTTGCCACCTCCATGCGCGGCCAAGGCACACCATTAACTACGATAATGTCGCCCATTTGACTGTCCTCGCCTTGGTCGTCAAATATCAACCTGCCATCACTCCCAAACTGCTTATCCTGAATGATTAGCGGCACATCGTAGTCGCCCTTAGGTAGAGGCAAACCAAGTTCAAGGTCATCTTGAACTATATACAGTCCCGCCAACCCCATGTATACGTTCCGAGCAGTTTCATGAACTGCGTGATCGTGATACCAAAGTGTAGCGGCGCGGTTATTAGGATAGATATAGTCCTTATATTGTCCTGGATAAGTCAAATCCTCAGCATAGCCATCGTACTGCGGTAGGGATGCCATCCCGTGTAAATGTACCGAGGTTTCCGTACCGACATCATTGATAACGCGGACAACAGATTGCCGATCTTTGCGTTGTTTGATCGTCGGGCCAGGACTTATACCGTTATAACCCCAGACCTGGGTTGATTTCCCAGGTAAAATTCCTGCCTGTCCCTTTCGCATTGTGATTTGGTAGTAATCTGTAGTCGAGTCACTGCGTACAGGATTAAGAACCGGAGGAACGCGGAAGGGAAGCGAAAAAGGCGTTACCCTCGGACTACCGGCATCTCCCGCGAAGCTACGACCTTGGAGTCCTATGGGCAGTAAGAGGGAGCCTCCTGCTAGCGCTCCCAGTTTTAACATCTCTCGTCTACTGATTCTTTTCATCATGTTCTTTTGGTAGTGTTCTCCTGACCGAAGCAAACCTGGTAAATATACTGAACTATAGAGGTGAGTAAAGCTACCTATATTAGCTAAGTTATGCTAGCATTTGCTTGGCAAACCTAGTAATCTCACGGAAACGCAAATCTCTTCTTCGTGGAACTTACTAAGTAATTTCACAGTCTTATTCCAGCTTTGCAGTCGGATGTTAAAGAACAGGTATAAGTAAAGGTACGAGAGGCTGTAAAAGTTATGTAAACTTATGTAAAAGTTATGTAAACTCATCTAACGGCGTATAAATACGGGTTTATGGGATGACGGGAAGAGTAGGGCGATCGCTTCAGGCATCGACCCAAGGTCTTGAAAAAGCAAAAAAAGCTTTAATTCGCGATTCCTTATCGCAGAATGCTTTAGCAAAAGAGTTACTAATAACTCGTCAGACGGTTAGCAAATTCTTTAGAGGTGAGCGAGTTGATCGGCAGTATTTTGTGCAGATTTGCGAAAAGCTAGGGCTAGAGTGGGAAGACATAGTGGCTCAGCCAAGCGTCGCCCTTGAACCTCAGACAGATAAGCTTGAGCAAAATGCTTCTCCTATTGACCTTATAGTGC
This region of Funiculus sociatus GB2-C1 genomic DNA includes:
- a CDS encoding multicopper oxidase domain-containing protein — its product is MKRISRREMLKLGALAGGSLLLPIGLQGRSFAGDAGSPRVTPFSLPFRVPPVLNPVRSDSTTDYYQITMRKGQAGILPGKSTQVWGYNGISPGPTIKQRKDRQSVVRVINDVGTETSVHLHGMASLPQYDGYAEDLTYPGQYKDYIYPNNRAATLWYHDHAVHETARNVYMGLAGLYIVQDDLELGLPLPKGDYDVPLIIQDKQFGSDGRLIFDDQGEDSQMGDIIVVNGVPWPRMEVANRKYRFRILNGSISRSYKLALSTGDDLVVIGTDAGLMSAPARVKNMRLGNAERYEVIIDFSKYPVGTKVVLQNLGLPNNDDYDGTEQIMRFDVVRRETDDSSIPSTLRYVQPISASSAVRTREFRYERTNGLWVINGKTWDRNRDDANPQVGDVEIWRLYNNSGGWFHPIHLHLIDAQILDRNGKPPFAYEKGWKDVFYVGENESVRVIGKFGPHTGKYMTHCHNSVHEDHDMMGQFQVGKGGPDPITTAPAKNLPAPAL